In the Nomascus leucogenys isolate Asia chromosome 5, Asia_NLE_v1, whole genome shotgun sequence genome, one interval contains:
- the TACSTD2 gene encoding tumor-associated calcium signal transducer 2, protein MKLFRLSAGRAARTRQVWSRRPRRGRVPRSLQVSIGSSLPGFRYGGGGSSFPVLILSRAAQAGLAFRGTGRGAGCVTQIPVGTVGGGTSRAGRAEYKSRRERPGGRRLQTIPDAGAQASPSPRASSARVRSAFLRPTMARGPGLAPPPLRLPLLLLVLAAVTGHTAAQDNCTCPTNKMTVCSPDGPGGRCQCRALGSGVAVDCSTLTAKCLLLKARMSAPKNARTLVRPSEHALVDNDGLYDPDCDPEGRFKARQCNQTSVCWCVNSVGVRRTDKGDLSLRCDELVRTHHILIDLRHRPTAGAFNHSDLDAELRRLFRERYRLHPKFVAAVHYEQPTIQIELRQNTSQKAAGDVDIGDAAYYFERDIKGESLFQGRGGLDLRVRGEPLQVERTLIYYLDEIPPKFSMKRLTAGLIAVIVVVVVALVAGMAVLVITNRRKSGKYKKVEIKELGELRKEPSL, encoded by the coding sequence ATGAAACTCTTCAGACTTTCTGCCGGGAGAGCGGCCCGGACGCGCCAGGTCTGGAGCAGGAGGCCGCGCCGAGGGCGGGTCCCTAGAAGCCTGCAGGTGAGTATCGGTTCTTCCCTCCCCGGCTTTCGGTACGGGGGAGGCGGCAGCAGCTTCCCTGTTCTGATCCTATCGCGGGCGGCGCAGGCCGGCTTGGCCTTCCGTGGGACGGGGAGGGGGGCGGGATGTGTCACCCAAATACCAGTGGGGACGGTCGGTGGTGGAACCAGCCGGGCAGGTCGGGCAGAGTATAAGAGCCGGAGGGAGCGGCCGGGCGGCAGACGCCTGCAGACCATCCCAGACGCCGGAGCCCAAGCCTCGCCGAGTCCCCGCGCCTCATCCGCCCGCGTCCGGTCCGCGTTCCTCCGCCCCACCATGGCTCGGGGCCCCGGCCTCGCGCCGCCACCGCTGcggctgccgctgctgctgctggtgctggCAGCGGTGACCGGCCACACGGCCGCGCAGGACAACTGCACGTGTCCCACCAACAAGATGACCGTGTGCAGCCCCGACGGCCCCGGCGGCCGCTGCCAGTGCCGCGCGCTGGGCTCGGGCGTGGCGGTCGACTGCTCCACGCTGACAGCCAAGTGTCTGCTGCTCAAGGCGCGCATGAGCGCCCCCAAGAACGCCCGCACGCTGGTGCGGCCGAGTGAGCACGCGCTCGTGGACAACGATGGCCTCTACGACCCCGACTGCGACCCCGAGGGCCGCTTCAAGGCGCGCCAGTGCAACCAGACGTCGGTGTGCTGGTGCGTGAACTCGGTGGGCGTGCGCCGCACCGACAAGGGCGACCTGAGCCTGCGCTGCGATGAGCTGGTGCGCACCCACCACATCCTCATTGACCTGCGCCACCGCCCCACCGCCGGCGCCTTCAACCACTCGGACCTGGACGCCGAGCTGAGGCGGCTCTTCCGCGAGCGCTATCGGCTGCACCCCAAGTTCGTGGCGGCCGTGCACTATGAGCAGCCCACCATCCAGATCGAGCTGCGGCAGAACACGTCGCAGAAGGCCGCCGGTGACGTGGACATCGGCGATGCCGCCTACTACTTCGAGAGGGACATCAAGGGCGAGTCTCTATTCCAGGGCCGCGGCGGCCTGGACTTGCGCGTGCGCGGAGAACCCCTGCAGGTGGAGCGCACGCTCATCTATTACCTGGACGAGATCCCCCCGAAGTTCTCCATGAAGCGCCTCACCGCCGGCCTCATCGCCGTCATCGTGGTGGTCGTGGTGGCCCTCGTCGCCGGCATGGCCGTCCTGGTGATCACCAACCGGAGAAAGTCGGGGAAGTACAAGAAGGTGGAGATCAAGGAACTGGGGGAGTTGAGAAAGGAACCGAGCTTGTAG